CCTTCACCATCCGCCAGTTGTTCATGATGTAGCGGATGATGTACGCCCGAATCCACCAGACGGCGTAGGAAGGGAAGCGAACTCCGCGGTACGGGTCGAAGTTCTTGACGGCCTCCATGAGGCCCACGTTCCCCTCCTGGATGAGGTCCATCAGGTTCCGGCAAGCGCGCTCGTACTCGCGGGCGATGAGCACGACGAGCCTCAGGTTGCTCGTCACGAGCCGGTACGCCGCGTCGAGGTCCCCGTGCTCCTTGTAGCGGATCGCGAGCTCTTTTTCCTCTTCGCGGCTCAGGACCGGATACTTGCGGATTTCCGCGAGGTAGCGCCGAACGGTGTCGTACGGGACGAGCGCCTTCTCGTCTTCCTCCGCTCCGGCCTCCTCTTCCTCCTCCACCTCCGCTTGCGACTCCGGCAGGAGGTTTTCGAACTCGACCACCTCGACGTCGGGCGCCTCGGCAAACTCCGGGTCTTCGAACCCGACGCGGTTCTCTCCGGTTTCGGGCAGGGAACTCCCGAGCGACGCGGTTTTCGTCTGCCGTTCTTCGTCCACGCCTGTCCGTCCCGGGCTCGGCCCTTCGACACCCGAGCCGCCCGCCGCGGGCGGGCCGGCCGGCTCAGGTCCCGTCTTTTTCGGGATAGTGAAGCTCGACCTTCCCGGCCGCGATTTCCCTGAGGGCCGCCACGATCTCCTTGTTGTCGGTCTCGACCAGAGGGCGCGCGCCCTTGAGAAGCTGTTTGGCACGCTTGGCGGCCAGAAGCGCGAGCTCGAACCGGTTCGGAACTCGCTCGAGACAGTCTTCGACGGTGATCCTGGCCATAACTCGGAAACCTATATGACCCAAAATCCCGGACGAGGCAAACCCCGCCCCCCCCGGACGCGACGGAGCGCGTCCCTCCGTTGACTGGAGCCCGAGCGGCGTCTAGCTTCGCGGCGATGTCGCTCTGGAGCCGACTCGGCCGCATTCTGGTGGGCGGGGAAGAACCCGAGCCCGAGGAAATCCTCCCCCGCCTCCGTCGCCTCTATGCGGCCACGGTGGAGCGCCAGCGCTCCATGCTCCGGCACGCGGAGCTCGCCCCCAACGAAGCGTCGAGGGAGGGGCTCACCAAGCTCGCCGAGGAGGAAAAAGAGCTCGCCGAGCGGCTCAGGGAGCTCGTGGCCCGGCACGGGGGCTTCGCGGGGGACGTTCCCGCGGGAGAACCCCCACCCCCCGGCCTGAACCACTGGAGTCGGCTCGTTCAGGACCTCGAAGCGCACCGCTCGGCCGTCAAGGAGCTCCTCGACCACGCGGCCGATCTCACGGACGACGAGCCCGAGCTGGCCGAAGCGCTCCGGGAGCTCGCCCGGCGGGAAGAAATCCACGTGTTTCTCCTCCGCCGGCTCGTGGCCCGCGCCGACCCGCAGGCGATCGACTAGGACTCTCGGGCGAGGCGTTCTGCCGCGGCGACGATGGCCTGGTGGTCGATCCCGTAAGCGTGCAGAAGCTCGGCGGGCTTTCCGGACCGCGGAATTTCTCGCACCGCCAGTTTGTGCACCCGGATCCCCTCGCGACCCACGGCTTCGAGCACCGCCTCTCCGAGCCCCCCTTCCGGGTAGTGGTCCTCGACGGTCAGGATCTTGCCCCCGCACTCCTTGCCCGACCGGACCAGCGTGGCCGCGTCGATCGGTTTGACGGAGTACGCGTCGATCACGCGAACGGAAAGACCGCGGTCGCGCAGGATCTCGAACGCTCTGAGCGCCTCGAACACCGTGATCCCGGCCGTCACGACGGCCAGCGAATCCCGCCCGTCACCGGACCGCAGGACCTTCGAGCCGCCCGCGGAGAACTCCTCGGAGGCGGAGTACAGGATAGGCGTCTTGGGCCTCGTGAGCCGGAGGTAGGAGATTCCGGGCAGGCTCGCGGCGAGCACGACGAGCTTTTCCGTGGAAACGGCGTCGCACGGATAGAAGACCGTGGAGCCGGGGAGAGCACGCATCATGGCGAGGTCCTCGAGCCCCATTTGCGACGGACCGTCCTCTCCGATGGAGACCCCGCAGTGGGAACCGGCGCACTTGAGGTTCGCCCGCGAAATGGCCGCCATGCGCAGGTGGTCGAAAGCGCGGGTGAGAAAGCAGGCGAAGGTGGAGAGAAACGGGACCTTCCCGCAAGCCGCGAGACCGACGGCCGTGCCGACCATGTTCTGCTCGGCGATGAATTCCTCGAAAAAGCGGTCGGGGTAGGCGGCGAGGAAGCGCTCCGAAAACGTCGAGTTCTTCGTGTCGGCGTCCAGAACGACGATCTCGGGGCGAACGGCCCCGAGCTTGACCAGCGCCGAGCCGTACGCTTCCCGCGTGGCGACCGAGTCGTCCGTGCGGTACTCGGGGGGCGGAATCGGACGGTCACCGCTCGGCGGAGGCGGGCTCCAGGGCTCGGGGCGCCGAGGCGAGACGGGTGGGACTTCCCGGCGCGCCTCGGGTTCGAGTTCCCGCAGTGCCCGCTCGAGCTCTTCCCCCTTCTTGAGAGCCTTCCCGTGCCAGCCCTCTTTGTCTTCGAGGAACGAGACTCCTTTTCCCTTGCGGGTTTCCGCCACGATGGCAAAAGGGCGGTCGGCGCGTCTCGCAAGATCGAACGCCCCGAGGATCTGTGCCGGGTCGTGACCGTCGATGCCCACGGCCTCCCAACCGAAGCTCCGGAGCCGGGCGCAGTAGGAGTCCACGTCGAATCCGTACATCGTTCGCTGGCTTTGCCCGAAGCCGTTCACGTCCACGATGGCCACGAGGTTGTCGAGACCGTAGTAGGCCCCGAGAGCCACGGCTTCCCACACGCTTCCCTCCGCCGTCTCGCCGTCCCCCAGGAGGACGTAGACGCGGAACGGCCGGCCGTCCCGCTTCGCGGCGAGAGCGAGCCCCACACCGATCGAGAGGCCCTGCCCGAGGGACCCCGTAGCGGCGATGGCGCCCGGAAAGCGGGGAGTCGGATGCCCCTCGAGCTCGCTGTCGAACCGGCGGAGCGTGAGCAATTTTTCCGGGTCGAAAGCCCCTGCCTCGGCCCAGGCCGCGTAGAGCAGCGGGGCCGCGTGCCCCTTGGAGAGGACGAACCGGTCGTTGTCGGGATGGCCCGGGGACTCGGGGTGGTAGCGCATGACGTGGAAGAAAAGCGCGGCGACGAGGTCCGCCGCGGAAAGGCAGCTCGTCGGGTGGCCGGAACCGGCCTCGGACGTGGACCGGAGGCAGTGGACGCGCAGCCGAGCTGCACGGACGCGGATTTGGTCTTCTGCCGAATTCATCGCACGCTCGCTCCCCCTCCCCTCCTCGCCCTTCCGCTCACGACCCCGCCGATTCTACCGCGAAATCCTCTCGCGGAGCCACCGCGAATTGCGCCGGGAGACCGCCCGCGAGCGGCGGGAAGACGTCGAGGTGGGCTCCGTCGGCGAGAACCGCGTCGGGCTCCAGCGACCGGTCGCCCGAAACGGTCATGCCCGCGTGCTTCGGCGGGATCCCGAGCCGTTCGATCACCTGCGCCACCGTGGCCCCGTCGGGCACTTCGACCTCCGTCCTGCCCCCCGTCTCGGGCGGAAGGAACTTTTTCAACTGCGCATGGAGTTGGACGGTGACTTTCACGTGCGAACCTCCGGCACGTCCCGGACGGTGAGGGCGTACGTGAAGCGTGGCTGGTGGTGTCGCTCGAAGTCTTTCCAGCGGGCACGCCGGCGAATCCAGGAGTGCACCACACCCATTTCGGCGACGCCGTGGGCATCCCCCAGGTACATGGCGCCGACGACGACCCCGTCCCGGTCCACGACGATCTTCCGGTAGGCGTCGCCGCGGCCGCCTCCGAGGAGCTTCACGTCGTCGCCCGGGCCTTCGCGGAAGCGCCCGATCTGTGCCAGGGTCACGTGGAAAAGCTCCACGACGTTCATGCCGAGAGAGCCGTCGTACGCGATCTGGCGTCCCGTCATGTTGGCTCCGGCGATCCGTCCCTGCTCGACCGCCGAGGGCCAGATCGCGTGGAGCACACGCTGGCCGCCCCCGAGAAAATCGACGACTTCGGCCACGTCGCCGGCCGCGAAAATCCCGGGTCGGGAAGTCCGGAGAAATTCGTCGACGAGAATGCCGCGCCCGATCTCGCAGACCTCCGGTGTCACGCACGAGAGGTTCGGCCTCACGCCCGCGGCGACGACGACCAGATCGACGACGACCTTCCTTCCGTTACCGAGCTCCGCTTCGATTTCCCCGGAGGGCTTTCGGGCGAGGGTCCGCACCGTCGTGCCGAGCTCCAGCGTGACGCCTTCGTCCCGGACCGCCTCGCCGAATCGCTTTCCACCCTCTTCGTCGAGGAGCTGCGGCAGGAGTTGCGGGGCCATCTCGACGATCGTGAGCCGAATCCTGAGCTTGCGGAGCGCCTCGGCTGCGAGCATGCCGATGAAGCCGCCGCCGATGACGAGCCCCGTCCTCGCCTTTTCGGCCGCCGCTTTGAGGCCCCGGGCGTCCTCGAGCGTCCAGAGGTAGTGGACCGGCACCTCGGAGAGACCCGAGACGGGTGGCGCCACGCACTCCGAGCCGGTGGCCAGGAGAAGCTTCTCGTAACCCACGCTCCTCCCGTCGGCGAGGGAGATCTTCCTGGCCTCGGGATCCACCGCCACCACGGGCGCCGCGTCGAGAAGCTCGACGCCCTTTTCTTCGTAGTCGCGAGGCGTGCGGATCCACAGATCCTCGAGCGTCATTTCCCCCGCGACGTAATAGGGCAGCGCGACCCGGGAGTACGCGGGGCCCGGCTCGCGGTTCACGAGCAGGATGCGTCCCTCGCGGTCGTACTTCCGGATCCAATCGACGGCGGCCAGCGAAGCCGCGCTGTTGCCGACCAGGACGTAGCGAGCGTCCATCGGATGCGCGTCAGGTTCCAGCCAGGGCGCGGTGCACGACCGAAGCGAAGAACTTCTGCTTGGCTTTCGCGTCGGTCTCGACCTCGGCGAATTCCAGCGCGCCCGGGACGCAGAACTTCACGCACTCGGGGTCGCCACCGCAGAGGTCGCAGTTCTGGGCGACTCCCCGTTCGGGGGCGAAGCCCATCACCCCGAAAGGACAGGCGAGCAGGCACATCTTGCACCCGATGCACCGCTCTTCGAGAACTCGAACGGTTCCGTCCGGGTCCCTCCGGATGGCCACCGTGGGGCAGACCGTGCCGCAGGGCATGTCGGCACAGTGCACGCAGGTGAGCGGCAGGTAGAACTGTTCTTCGTAGAAGTCGTTCACCCGAATCCGGGAGAGCGCCGGGTTGAAGACGCCCTCGTGGGAGAACGAGCACGCGAGCTCGCACTCCCGGCACGCCGTGCATTTCTCCTGGTGGACGACGATTTGCTTCATGCCCCCTCCCGCCTTGCGTGCTCAGGGACGAGCGGGCTGCGCCCCGCCGGAAGCCCGAAGCCCGCAGAACTCCTCGTAGTCGACGAGCTCCCGCACCGTGGGCTCGTCGCCGCACACGGGGCATTTCGGGTCCCTGCGCATTTTGTGGATTCGGAGCTCCATGCCGAGCGTGTCGAAGTACACCATACGCCCGATCAGCGGCCTGCCGATTCCGAGGATGAGCTTGATCGTCTCGAGCGCCTGAACGCAGCCCACGAGGCCGGGCAGGACTCCCAGCACGCCCGCCTCCTGGCAGCTCGGCGCCGCACCCGGAGGCGGAGGCTCGGGAAAGAGGCAGCGGTAGCAGGGCCCCTTGCCCGGGTAGAAGACCGTCGCCTGCCCCTCGAACTGGAAGATGCTCCCGTGGACGTTGGGCTTGCCCGTCATCACGCAGGCGTCGTTCACGAGATAACGGGTGGGGAAGTTGTCGCAACCGTCGACGACGATG
This Candidatus Binatia bacterium DNA region includes the following protein-coding sequences:
- a CDS encoding RNA polymerase sigma factor, translated to MDEERQTKTASLGSSLPETGENRVGFEDPEFAEAPDVEVVEFENLLPESQAEVEEEEEAGAEEDEKALVPYDTVRRYLAEIRKYPVLSREEEKELAIRYKEHGDLDAAYRLVTSNLRLVVLIAREYERACRNLMDLIQEGNVGLMEAVKNFDPYRGVRFPSYAVWWIRAYIIRYIMNNWRMVKVGTTQAQRKLFFNLHKEKERLEAQGFRPEPKLLAQRLDVKESEVVEMDQRLSARDLSVDAPLEDGEATSLLDLLPSKTATAEKQIADAEFRAKVHEKILEFGKTLKGKDQVIFESRLLAENPLTLQEIGDRYGISRERVRQIESRVKKRLREYLLRHFEDLPEHVVDIV
- a CDS encoding pyridine nucleotide-disulfide oxidoreductase; its protein translation is MDARYVLVGNSAASLAAVDWIRKYDREGRILLVNREPGPAYSRVALPYYVAGEMTLEDLWIRTPRDYEEKGVELLDAAPVVAVDPEARKISLADGRSVGYEKLLLATGSECVAPPVSGLSEVPVHYLWTLEDARGLKAAAEKARTGLVIGGGFIGMLAAEALRKLRIRLTIVEMAPQLLPQLLDEEGGKRFGEAVRDEGVTLELGTTVRTLARKPSGEIEAELGNGRKVVVDLVVVAAGVRPNLSCVTPEVCEIGRGILVDEFLRTSRPGIFAAGDVAEVVDFLGGGQRVLHAIWPSAVEQGRIAGANMTGRQIAYDGSLGMNVVELFHVTLAQIGRFREGPGDDVKLLGGGRGDAYRKIVVDRDGVVVGAMYLGDAHGVAEMGVVHSWIRRRARWKDFERHHQPRFTYALTVRDVPEVRT
- a CDS encoding transketolase, whose translation is MNSAEDQIRVRAARLRVHCLRSTSEAGSGHPTSCLSAADLVAALFFHVMRYHPESPGHPDNDRFVLSKGHAAPLLYAAWAEAGAFDPEKLLTLRRFDSELEGHPTPRFPGAIAATGSLGQGLSIGVGLALAAKRDGRPFRVYVLLGDGETAEGSVWEAVALGAYYGLDNLVAIVDVNGFGQSQRTMYGFDVDSYCARLRSFGWEAVGIDGHDPAQILGAFDLARRADRPFAIVAETRKGKGVSFLEDKEGWHGKALKKGEELERALRELEPEARREVPPVSPRRPEPWSPPPPSGDRPIPPPEYRTDDSVATREAYGSALVKLGAVRPEIVVLDADTKNSTFSERFLAAYPDRFFEEFIAEQNMVGTAVGLAACGKVPFLSTFACFLTRAFDHLRMAAISRANLKCAGSHCGVSIGEDGPSQMGLEDLAMMRALPGSTVFYPCDAVSTEKLVVLAASLPGISYLRLTRPKTPILYSASEEFSAGGSKVLRSGDGRDSLAVVTAGITVFEALRAFEILRDRGLSVRVIDAYSVKPIDAATLVRSGKECGGKILTVEDHYPEGGLGEAVLEAVGREGIRVHKLAVREIPRSGKPAELLHAYGIDHQAIVAAAERLARES
- a CDS encoding 4Fe-4S ferredoxin yields the protein MKQIVVHQEKCTACRECELACSFSHEGVFNPALSRIRVNDFYEEQFYLPLTCVHCADMPCGTVCPTVAIRRDPDGTVRVLEERCIGCKMCLLACPFGVMGFAPERGVAQNCDLCGGDPECVKFCVPGALEFAEVETDAKAKQKFFASVVHRALAGT
- the rpoZ gene encoding DNA-directed RNA polymerase subunit omega, with the protein product MARITVEDCLERVPNRFELALLAAKRAKQLLKGARPLVETDNKEIVAALREIAAGKVELHYPEKDGT